A single Flavobacterium sp. 1 DNA region contains:
- a CDS encoding XRE family transcriptional regulator, producing MLYISDNLKWLRSKRNLSQQEVSDGMALPLDRYKKYEYGKNTPPAETLVIISRYYHISIDLLLTVDLRKISIDNLMLLEDNRIVLPITVDTDGNNLIEIIPHKAQAGYLSGYADAEYIENLQQIALPFLGLGKMRAFPINGDSMPPHTNKSFVVGKYVDNLGEIKQNKTYILITSSEGITYKRLGNKNDDSVTVVSDNIIYSPYEIKLSDILEIWEYVCHIGRDDAKLLTTESDTVKEMFLELKRDIHEIKQKK from the coding sequence ATGTTATATATTTCTGACAATCTTAAATGGCTGAGAAGCAAGCGAAATCTCTCGCAGCAGGAAGTCTCAGACGGAATGGCGCTGCCCCTTGACCGCTACAAGAAATATGAATACGGAAAAAACACGCCGCCTGCCGAAACGCTGGTGATTATTTCACGGTATTACCATATCAGTATCGATTTGCTTTTGACGGTTGATCTGCGAAAAATTTCTATTGATAATTTAATGCTGTTAGAAGACAACCGAATAGTTTTGCCCATAACAGTTGATACTGATGGAAACAACCTTATCGAAATTATCCCGCACAAAGCACAAGCCGGCTATCTGAGCGGTTATGCCGATGCCGAATACATAGAAAACCTGCAGCAGATAGCACTTCCGTTTTTAGGTTTGGGCAAAATGAGGGCTTTCCCGATTAACGGCGATTCTATGCCGCCGCACACCAATAAATCCTTTGTGGTCGGAAAATATGTAGACAATCTGGGAGAAATAAAACAGAACAAAACCTACATACTCATTACCTCCAGCGAAGGGATTACCTATAAACGGCTTGGGAATAAAAATGATGATTCGGTAACTGTAGTTTCAGACAATATCATTTACAGCCCATACGAAATCAAGCTTTCTGATATTTTGGAGATTTGGGAATATGTATGCCATATTGGAAGAGACGACGCTAAACTCCTGACCACAGAATCCGATACTGTCAAAGAGATGTTTCTGGAACTGAAAAGAGATATCCATGAAATAAAACAGAAAAAATAG
- a CDS encoding exonuclease domain-containing protein → MKKKEYAIVDIETTGGNAVGSRITEIAIVIHDGTKVIDRWETLVNPQQEIPLPIFALTGIDNNLVRNAPIFDEVSEKILEMLTDRIFVAHNVNFDYSFVRHQLEKSGFKWTARKLCTVRAARKIRPGLGSYSLGNLCSSLDINIENRHRAGGDADATAILFSKLLEWDTEGEMDKMIKKTAQDQRLPPNLPSQDFEQLPEKIGVYYFYNQMKEVIYVGKAVNLKKRVASHFSGHNVNAQRQHFLKDIYGISFEVCATELMALLLECDEIKRLWPMHNRALKRFESKYGLYEYEARNGYKYLAVGKLTKFQKCIQEFNSQFSGITVLQNLAQQFKIDYRFCQYGISATGDFFQKKDAANLPDVTDHNKKIEKAIDFLLGNRTSFAIIDKGNSIEEQSCIWVENGHFYGMGYIPSDVGFNEPSEIKDCVTPYRSNQYMMHLIHAYAEKYPGKVKRF, encoded by the coding sequence ATGAAAAAGAAGGAATACGCCATTGTAGATATAGAAACGACTGGAGGCAATGCCGTAGGAAGCCGTATTACAGAGATAGCCATAGTTATCCATGACGGAACTAAGGTTATCGACCGCTGGGAAACCCTTGTGAATCCGCAGCAGGAAATACCGCTCCCTATTTTTGCGCTGACAGGAATTGATAATAATTTGGTTCGTAATGCTCCAATTTTTGACGAGGTTTCCGAAAAAATTCTGGAGATGCTTACCGACCGTATTTTTGTAGCGCATAATGTCAATTTCGATTATTCTTTTGTCCGCCATCAATTGGAAAAATCAGGTTTTAAATGGACTGCCAGAAAATTATGTACCGTTCGTGCTGCAAGAAAGATTAGACCTGGATTAGGTTCTTACAGTTTAGGAAACCTCTGCAGTTCATTAGACATAAATATAGAAAACCGTCACCGTGCCGGCGGTGATGCAGATGCGACCGCTATATTGTTTTCCAAATTACTGGAGTGGGACACGGAAGGCGAGATGGATAAAATGATTAAAAAAACGGCACAGGATCAGCGTTTGCCTCCCAATCTGCCTTCTCAGGATTTTGAGCAGCTGCCTGAAAAAATAGGGGTGTATTATTTTTACAATCAAATGAAAGAAGTAATCTATGTTGGTAAAGCCGTTAATTTAAAAAAGCGTGTTGCTTCTCATTTTAGCGGTCATAATGTGAATGCGCAAAGGCAGCATTTTTTAAAGGATATTTACGGAATTTCCTTTGAAGTCTGCGCTACCGAACTTATGGCGCTGCTGTTAGAATGTGATGAGATTAAGAGGTTGTGGCCAATGCATAACAGAGCATTAAAACGTTTTGAATCTAAATACGGATTGTATGAATATGAAGCCCGAAACGGATATAAATATCTGGCGGTTGGAAAACTGACTAAATTTCAAAAGTGTATTCAGGAATTCAACAGCCAATTTAGCGGAATAACTGTATTGCAGAATCTTGCTCAGCAGTTTAAAATTGATTACCGATTCTGTCAATACGGCATTTCGGCTACAGGAGATTTTTTTCAAAAAAAAGATGCAGCAAATCTGCCTGATGTAACAGATCACAATAAGAAAATTGAAAAAGCCATTGACTTTTTGTTAGGCAATAGGACAAGTTTTGCAATCATAGACAAAGGAAATTCTATAGAAGAACAGAGCTGTATTTGGGTTGAGAATGGACACTTTTATGGAATGGGCTATATTCCGTCAGATGTTGGATTTAACGAACCTTCTGAGATAAAGGATTGCGTTACGCCTTACAGGAGCAATCAATACATGATGCATTTAATCCATGCTTATGCAGAGAAATATCCGGGAAAAGTAAAACGTTTCTAA
- a CDS encoding alpha-ketoglutarate-dependent dioxygenase AlkB, which translates to MILFDDTEIFTSGTAGKKIFDVPDADLMLIDSFFTKEESDSYYNILLNNTSWREYDMPMYDKIVTAPRMVAWYDDSDASTGKFDWPKELKTIKTRVENETKINFNAVLLNLYRNGKDGVSWHSDKTSSENKDMNIASVTFGETRMFRLRHKLLKHLPQLEIPLHHGTFLLMAGKTNSFWEHQVPKTARDVLPRINLTFRQVRI; encoded by the coding sequence ATGATTCTCTTTGACGACACCGAAATCTTTACATCAGGTACAGCCGGCAAAAAAATATTTGACGTTCCTGATGCTGACTTAATGCTGATTGATAGTTTTTTTACAAAAGAAGAATCAGACAGTTATTATAACATTTTATTAAACAATACATCGTGGCGGGAGTACGACATGCCCATGTATGATAAAATAGTTACAGCTCCACGGATGGTTGCTTGGTATGATGATAGTGATGCCTCTACGGGTAAATTTGATTGGCCAAAGGAATTAAAGACTATTAAAACCAGAGTCGAAAATGAAACCAAAATAAACTTCAATGCTGTTTTACTGAATTTATACAGAAACGGAAAGGACGGAGTTTCTTGGCATAGCGATAAAACCAGTAGCGAGAATAAAGATATGAATATTGCATCGGTGACATTTGGAGAAACCCGTATGTTCCGGCTGCGCCATAAACTTTTGAAACATCTTCCGCAGCTAGAGATTCCTTTGCATCATGGTACATTCTTATTAATGGCAGGAAAAACGAATAGCTTCTGGGAACATCAAGTGCCAAAAACCGCAAGAGATGTGCTCCCGCGGATTAATCTCACTTTTAGGCAGGTGAGAATATAA
- a CDS encoding Na+/H+ antiporter, whose protein sequence is MLENFPFYLGILLVILLLIMLANKIKVAYPILLVLAGLVISFIPGIPVINIEPDLIFFIFLPPLLYEAAWTVSWKELWRWRRIITSFAFVVVFVSALSVAIVANYVIPGFSLALGFVLGGIVSPPDAVSAGAILKFVKVPKTISSILEGESLLNDASSLITFRFAMIAVATEQFIFYKAATSFSWMIIGGVSIGLLIGWIFMKAHKYLPTDVNADSVLTLLTPYIIYLTAEEVHCSGVLAVVSGGLLLSNNRHRFLNSRSRLRGVNVWESFCFILNGFVFMLIGLDLPQITKGLEEANISVTAAVGYGVLITFVLIVSRILSSYGAVIVTLIARNFIKVADSRNPGYKVSFILGWTGMRGVVSLAAALSIPVYLNNGNGFPQRNLILFITFIVILLTLLIQGLTLPYFIKKILTNNDDDTLSRTEMYNNIRQELAEFATHYLKTNYSDQVESNASLQHLILKWEQHRNGIDDESIGEDLKVIYLDLLHQQRHWLINKNREDQNLDESIIRRQMHYLDIEEEKLRYL, encoded by the coding sequence ATGCTTGAAAATTTCCCTTTTTATCTTGGTATATTGCTCGTTATTTTATTGCTGATTATGCTGGCTAATAAAATAAAAGTTGCTTACCCAATACTATTAGTTCTAGCAGGTTTGGTCATAAGCTTTATTCCCGGCATACCGGTTATAAACATTGAACCCGATCTAATATTTTTTATTTTCCTTCCTCCGCTGCTCTATGAAGCCGCATGGACGGTTTCGTGGAAAGAATTATGGCGCTGGCGGAGGATTATAACAAGTTTTGCCTTTGTAGTCGTTTTTGTATCTGCACTTTCTGTAGCAATAGTTGCTAATTATGTTATTCCTGGTTTTTCATTGGCATTAGGATTTGTGTTAGGCGGCATTGTATCACCGCCAGATGCTGTAAGTGCCGGAGCGATTTTGAAATTCGTTAAAGTACCCAAAACCATTTCGTCCATTTTAGAAGGAGAAAGTCTATTGAACGATGCTTCATCTTTAATTACTTTTAGATTTGCGATGATCGCCGTGGCAACCGAGCAGTTTATATTTTACAAAGCTGCGACGAGTTTCAGCTGGATGATTATTGGCGGTGTGTCAATTGGTTTACTCATTGGATGGATTTTTATGAAAGCCCATAAATACCTGCCGACTGATGTGAATGCAGACAGTGTGCTGACATTACTGACTCCATACATTATCTATCTCACTGCCGAAGAGGTTCACTGTTCCGGTGTATTGGCAGTTGTGAGCGGCGGTTTGCTTCTGTCTAATAACAGACATCGTTTTCTTAACAGCAGATCCCGTCTTCGGGGAGTAAACGTCTGGGAAAGCTTTTGCTTTATACTAAACGGATTTGTTTTTATGCTGATTGGGTTAGATCTGCCTCAAATTACTAAAGGACTCGAAGAAGCAAATATTAGTGTTACAGCTGCAGTTGGATACGGCGTGCTGATTACGTTTGTTTTGATTGTCAGCCGGATTCTGTCTTCTTATGGTGCTGTAATTGTTACGCTCATTGCCCGTAATTTCATCAAAGTAGCAGACAGTAGAAATCCCGGATACAAAGTCTCCTTTATACTTGGCTGGACCGGAATGCGCGGTGTTGTCTCATTGGCAGCTGCATTATCTATACCGGTTTATCTCAATAATGGCAACGGATTTCCGCAGCGTAATCTCATCCTGTTTATCACTTTCATTGTTATTCTTTTGACATTATTAATTCAAGGATTAACGCTGCCTTATTTTATCAAAAAAATTCTAACTAATAATGATGACGATACTTTGTCACGTACTGAAATGTATAATAACATACGACAGGAATTAGCCGAATTTGCAACACATTACTTAAAAACGAATTATAGCGATCAAGTAGAAAGTAATGCTTCATTACAGCATCTTATTCTGAAATGGGAACAGCACCGTAATGGAATCGATGACGAATCAATTGGAGAGGATTTAAAAGTTATTTATCTGGATTTATTGCATCAGCAAAGGCATTGGCTCATCAATAAAAACAGAGAAGATCAAAATCTTGACGAATCAATAATACGACGGCAGATGCATTATTTAGATATTGAAGAAGAAAAGCTTCGGTATCTCTAG
- a CDS encoding AraC family transcriptional regulator has translation MDKVFNFETISEYNTFNNHETLHPLVSVIDFSKAKERTGCKMNFGLYCIFLKQVNCGDLKYGRNYYDYQEGTLVFISPGQTIDVENKTDYYQPAGHGLIFHPDLIRGTSLAKNINEYNFFSYNTSEALHLSEKEKQLVFDCFSKIETELKQSIDKHSKKLITSNIELFLNYCERFYDRQFITRDTTNKGIVEKFEELLNSYFSSDKPNIIGLPSVAYYAGELNLSPNYFGDLIKKETGKSAQEYIQNKIIDAAKNKIFDSSKTINEVAYELGFKYPQHFTRFFKQHVGSTPNEYRILN, from the coding sequence ATGGATAAGGTATTTAACTTTGAAACCATTAGTGAATACAATACTTTCAACAATCATGAAACATTACACCCATTAGTTAGTGTTATTGATTTTTCAAAAGCAAAGGAAAGAACCGGTTGTAAAATGAACTTTGGACTTTACTGTATATTTTTAAAGCAAGTGAATTGCGGTGATTTAAAATACGGCCGTAATTATTACGATTATCAGGAAGGAACATTAGTGTTTATTTCACCTGGTCAGACAATTGATGTTGAAAACAAAACCGACTACTATCAGCCAGCAGGACATGGATTGATCTTTCACCCTGATTTAATTCGCGGTACATCGCTAGCAAAAAATATTAATGAATACAATTTTTTCAGTTATAACACCAGTGAAGCACTGCATTTGTCAGAAAAAGAAAAACAGCTTGTTTTCGACTGCTTTTCTAAAATTGAAACTGAATTAAAGCAATCTATTGATAAGCATAGCAAAAAACTTATTACTTCAAATATTGAGCTGTTTTTGAATTATTGCGAAAGATTTTATGACCGCCAATTTATTACCAGAGATACTACCAACAAAGGAATTGTTGAAAAATTTGAGGAATTGCTAAACAGTTATTTTTCTTCTGACAAGCCTAATATCATAGGACTGCCTTCTGTTGCCTATTATGCTGGAGAACTTAATTTATCTCCAAATTATTTTGGGGACTTAATTAAAAAAGAAACGGGAAAATCGGCTCAGGAATACATTCAAAATAAAATTATTGATGCAGCCAAAAACAAAATATTTGATTCTTCAAAAACTATTAATGAAGTAGCTTATGAATTAGGGTTTAAATATCCGCAGCATTTCACTCGTTTTTTCAAACAGCATGTTGGCAGTACACCTAATGAATATAGAATTTTGAATTAA
- a CDS encoding IS1595 family transposase, translated as MNLRKFFEKYPDEASCIEGFKKKRLEMGIVCKKCQHTEHSFRKTDLKFQCKKCGSRISLRSGTVMENSNLPFQYWMLCIELMTLSKKSFSALEMQRILGHKRYEPIWLMMHKIRRVMSKRDEKYKLEGCIEFDEGFFERVDNKDVIDDKDDNNGDNPKQGKRGRGSERQAKVLVMVESEPSISAPKKGKPNRKVGYLKMVVMEDLKSETINKEVQKSVEKTASVLSDGYTGYSKLKEVIAKHQVVVEPDKKKSAKVFPWVNRTISNAKKVILGIHHNCINQQYVQNYLDEFCYKFNRRYFGDRLSQRLMIAALETTWY; from the coding sequence ATGAATTTGCGTAAATTCTTTGAAAAATATCCTGATGAAGCTTCTTGTATTGAAGGCTTCAAGAAAAAACGTCTTGAAATGGGTATTGTCTGCAAAAAATGCCAACACACAGAGCATTCTTTTCGTAAAACTGATTTAAAATTTCAATGTAAAAAGTGTGGTAGCCGAATTAGTCTTCGCTCAGGAACGGTAATGGAAAATTCGAATTTACCTTTCCAATATTGGATGCTTTGCATTGAACTTATGACGCTCTCAAAAAAGAGTTTTTCAGCATTAGAAATGCAACGTATCTTGGGGCACAAGCGTTATGAACCAATTTGGTTAATGATGCACAAAATACGCAGAGTAATGAGTAAACGTGATGAGAAATATAAATTGGAGGGTTGCATTGAATTTGACGAAGGATTCTTTGAAAGAGTTGACAACAAAGATGTTATAGACGACAAAGATGATAACAATGGTGACAATCCTAAACAAGGCAAAAGAGGTCGTGGGAGTGAAAGACAAGCAAAAGTGCTAGTGATGGTAGAATCTGAACCTAGTATTTCTGCGCCAAAAAAAGGAAAACCAAACAGGAAAGTAGGCTACTTGAAAATGGTTGTCATGGAGGATTTGAAGTCCGAAACAATTAATAAAGAGGTTCAGAAGTCAGTAGAAAAAACAGCTTCTGTACTCTCCGATGGCTATACAGGATATTCTAAACTAAAAGAAGTAATAGCAAAACATCAGGTTGTTGTAGAGCCTGACAAGAAGAAATCTGCAAAAGTTTTTCCTTGGGTAAATAGAACAATCAGTAATGCAAAGAAAGTGATTTTAGGAATCCACCACAATTGTATAAATCAACAATATGTACAAAATTATCTCGACGAGTTCTGTTACAAATTTAACAGAAGATATTTTGGAGATAGACTATCTCAGAGGCTTATGATTGCTGCCTTAGAAACAACTTGGTATTAG
- a CDS encoding aldo/keto reductase yields the protein MYNVKLNNGVEMPILGFGVFQMQDMAECEQAVTDAIETGYRLIDTAASYMNEQAVGNAVKRSGIAREELFITTKLWVSDAGYENTKEAFQKSLELLQLDYLDLYLIHQPYGDIYGSWRAMQELYHEGKVKAIGVSNFHPDRVMDLVVNTGFIPAVNQIETHPFHQQNETQKFLKENNIQIESWGPFAEGKNGIFKNEILTAIAQKHDKSTAQVILRWLTQRGVAAIPKSVRKERMAENFNIFDFELSQEDMSAIQTLDTNASLFFDHRDPNMVKRLSEHKLSR from the coding sequence ATGTACAATGTAAAATTAAATAACGGTGTTGAAATGCCTATTTTAGGTTTTGGCGTATTCCAAATGCAGGACATGGCTGAATGTGAACAAGCTGTAACAGATGCAATTGAAACAGGATATAGATTAATTGATACTGCAGCTTCTTATATGAATGAACAGGCTGTTGGGAATGCTGTTAAAAGAAGCGGTATTGCAAGAGAAGAACTTTTTATAACTACAAAACTCTGGGTAAGTGATGCAGGTTATGAAAACACAAAAGAAGCTTTTCAAAAATCTTTAGAATTACTGCAGTTGGATTATCTGGATTTATATTTAATACATCAGCCTTATGGTGATATTTATGGTTCTTGGCGAGCCATGCAGGAGTTGTATCATGAAGGAAAAGTTAAGGCGATTGGTGTTTCTAATTTTCATCCCGACAGAGTGATGGATCTAGTAGTCAATACTGGTTTCATTCCTGCAGTAAACCAAATTGAAACACACCCTTTTCACCAGCAGAATGAAACACAAAAATTTCTTAAGGAAAACAACATACAAATTGAATCTTGGGGGCCTTTTGCAGAAGGAAAGAATGGTATTTTTAAAAATGAAATTCTAACTGCAATTGCCCAAAAACATGATAAATCAACAGCACAGGTCATCCTGAGATGGTTAACCCAAAGAGGAGTAGCAGCTATTCCAAAATCAGTTCGTAAAGAAAGAATGGCAGAGAACTTCAACATTTTTGATTTTGAATTATCTCAAGAAGATATGAGTGCTATTCAAACTTTAGATACTAATGCAAGCCTGTTTTTTGATCACAGAGATCCTAATATGGTAAAAAGGCTCAGCGAACATAAATTGAGCAGATAA
- a CDS encoding aldo/keto reductase — MNRRSILKTAGLALAGSALLPFRSLAQSGIQENSEEKNKFPLLASDKRKLGNLEVSSIGIGVQNMSRTYQTTIPSRSEMHRIIRTAFDNGVTFFDAAEAYGPLEVEKILGEGVQSFRDKIVIATKFGWNIDQETGKRLPGLNSRPEHIKVVVEGMLKRLRTDRIDLLYQHRVDPNVPIEDVAGAIQDLIKEGKLLHYGLSEPGLQTVRRAHAIHPITAIQNEYSLLWRGLEKGILPLCEELGIGFVPWSPLGVGFLTGSIDSNTRFASGDIRGMESRFSPENLPVNMALVDLIKKWSELKKAAPAQISLAWLLAQKPWIVPIPGTTQMAHMLENTGASQIKFSSKEMQEFNAALNGIKIVGERLPAGVLAFSDVEAPEKKK; from the coding sequence ATGAATAGACGATCAATATTAAAAACAGCAGGTTTAGCATTAGCTGGAAGCGCATTGCTGCCATTTCGCTCTCTTGCTCAATCTGGCATTCAGGAAAACTCAGAAGAAAAAAATAAATTTCCATTACTTGCATCTGATAAACGAAAACTGGGTAACTTAGAAGTTTCCAGCATCGGCATCGGTGTGCAGAATATGAGCCGTACCTATCAGACCACAATTCCTTCACGTTCTGAAATGCACCGAATCATCCGCACAGCTTTTGATAATGGCGTTACTTTTTTTGATGCAGCAGAAGCCTATGGACCTCTAGAGGTTGAAAAAATTCTTGGCGAGGGTGTTCAATCTTTTCGTGATAAGATTGTCATCGCTACAAAATTTGGATGGAATATCGATCAGGAAACAGGAAAGCGGTTACCGGGTTTAAACAGCCGTCCTGAACATATTAAAGTAGTGGTTGAAGGAATGCTGAAACGCCTTCGCACTGACCGAATTGATCTGTTGTATCAGCATCGCGTAGATCCAAATGTACCGATTGAAGATGTTGCTGGTGCAATCCAGGATTTGATAAAAGAAGGTAAGCTGCTTCATTACGGACTCAGTGAGCCTGGTCTGCAGACTGTAAGGCGTGCACACGCTATTCATCCAATAACTGCCATTCAAAATGAATATTCATTATTGTGGCGCGGTCTTGAAAAAGGAATTCTTCCTTTATGCGAAGAACTCGGCATTGGTTTTGTGCCATGGAGTCCGCTTGGTGTTGGTTTTTTAACAGGATCTATTGACAGCAATACACGATTTGCATCTGGTGATATTCGTGGTATGGAATCAAGATTTTCACCTGAAAACCTTCCTGTCAATATGGCTCTGGTTGATTTGATCAAGAAATGGAGTGAGCTGAAGAAAGCTGCACCTGCCCAAATTTCTTTGGCTTGGCTTCTTGCACAAAAACCTTGGATTGTACCAATTCCTGGGACGACCCAAATGGCACACATGCTGGAAAATACAGGAGCATCTCAAATAAAATTTTCCTCAAAAGAAATGCAGGAATTCAATGCAGCATTAAATGGTATTAAGATTGTTGGGGAAAGATTACCTGCTGGAGTACTGGCTTTCTCTGATGTTGAAGCTCCGGAAAAAAAGAAGTAA
- a CDS encoding aldo/keto reductase produces MEKRILGNKGLEVSAIGLGCMGLSFAYGPAMDKAEAIKLIREAYEQGITFFDTAEAYGIANEELVGEALNPFRKEVVIATKFGFKDGIAFNGQDSRPENIRAVAEESLRRLKTDVIDLFYQHRVDPNVPMEDVAGTVKELIKEGKVKHFGLSEAGVESIRKAHAVQPVTALQSEYSIWWREPELEILPALEELGIGFVPFSPLGRGFLTGAITENTKFDSTDFRNTLPRFSEENRTANQKLIDLLGGIASQKEATPAQIALGWLLAQKPWIAPIPGTTKSHRLTENIGGASIHLTASDIKKIDDAFAQTAIQGDRYPAHLQKAVGK; encoded by the coding sequence ATGGAAAAAAGAATTTTAGGGAATAAAGGACTTGAAGTGTCTGCAATAGGATTGGGCTGTATGGGATTGAGCTTTGCTTATGGTCCCGCAATGGACAAAGCGGAAGCGATAAAATTAATCAGAGAAGCCTACGAACAGGGAATTACTTTTTTTGATACCGCAGAAGCTTATGGTATTGCTAATGAAGAATTGGTGGGAGAAGCACTTAATCCGTTTCGGAAAGAAGTTGTAATTGCTACTAAATTTGGCTTTAAAGACGGAATTGCTTTTAACGGACAAGACAGCCGGCCAGAAAACATTAGAGCTGTCGCTGAAGAATCTTTAAGACGGCTAAAAACAGATGTTATTGATTTATTTTATCAGCATCGAGTTGACCCAAATGTTCCTATGGAAGATGTTGCAGGAACCGTTAAAGAGCTTATTAAAGAGGGAAAAGTAAAACACTTCGGACTATCAGAAGCAGGTGTAGAGTCTATTCGGAAAGCACATGCAGTACAGCCTGTTACGGCTTTACAAAGTGAATATTCTATTTGGTGGCGGGAACCAGAATTGGAAATATTACCAGCACTTGAAGAATTAGGAATTGGTTTTGTTCCGTTTAGTCCATTAGGCAGAGGATTTTTAACTGGTGCAATCACTGAAAACACAAAATTTGACAGTACAGATTTTAGAAATACTTTACCTCGTTTTAGTGAAGAAAACAGAACGGCAAATCAAAAACTGATTGATTTACTTGGTGGAATAGCTTCTCAAAAAGAGGCAACACCTGCGCAGATTGCCTTGGGCTGGCTGTTGGCACAGAAACCATGGATAGCACCAATTCCCGGCACAACAAAATCACACCGTTTGACAGAAAATATTGGAGGAGCATCCATTCATTTAACCGCTTCTGATATTAAAAAAATTGACGATGCTTTTGCTCAAACTGCCATACAAGGTGACCGCTATCCTGCTCATTTACAAAAAGCGGTAGGGAAATAA